DNA sequence from the Stenotrophomonas sp. 24(2023) genome:
GGCTGAACCGCGATGGCGACCTGGACCTGAACATCCTGATCCGCACCGCCGAGGTGGATGGCAGCACGGTCAGCTTCCGTACCGGTGCCGGGATCGTGGTTGATTCGGACCCGGACAAGGAGCTGGATGAGACCCGTGCCAAGGCACGCGGGCTGATGCGGGCGCTGGGCCAGCTGGGCTGAGGGATCGTCCCCACCGGTCAAGGCCATCCACGCATGGCGTGGATCTACCACGGCCAACGCCGCCCCCCGGCCATGGATCCACGCCATGCGTGGATGACGCCCGCGGTACTGCCCGGCCCCCGCCCATGACCCCGCGCCACCCGGCACGGTATCCTGCACCACTGAATGGTGAGCAAGGGTCGTTCCATGGCGGGAGCCAAGCGCGGGTGTCTGTTCGTGGTAACGCTGGTCGCGGTGCTGGCTGCGGTGGTGGCCGGTGCGGGCGCCTGGTTCTACTACAAGCAGGTGCAGTTCGCCGACAGCCCCATCACGCCCAGCGCGGACAGCCTGGTCATCGACAAGGGCGATGGCCTGAACACCGTGCTGCGCAAGCTGCGCGAGGCCGGCGTGGATGAGGGCCAGGATGCGCAATGGCAGCTGCTGGCGCGCCAGATCGACGCGGCCGGCAAGCTGAAGGTGGGCGAGTACGCCCTGGATGCCTCGCTGACCCCGCGCGAGCTGCTGCTGCGCATGCGCCAGGGCAAGGTGCTGCAGCACCGCGTGACGATCATCGAAGGCTGGAACATCCGCCAGCTGCGTGCCGCGCTCAAGCGTGCCGAGCCACTGGTGCACACCACCGATACCCTGGATGATACCGCGCTGATGCAGCGCCTGGGCTTCGGCGGCGAACACCCCGAAGGCCGCTTCCTGCCGGAAACCTACATCTACCAGCGCGGCGATACCGACCTGGACGTGCTCAAGCGCGCCCATGCGGCGATGGAGAAGGCATTGGCCGAAGCCTGGGATGCGCGCGCGGCGGACCTGCCGATCAACACGCCGTACGAACTGCTCACGCTGGCTTCGATCATCGAAAAGGAAACCGCGCTGGCCAGCGAACGCCCGCAGATTGCCGGGGTGTTCATGCGCCGCCTGAAGATCGGCATGCGCCTGCAGACCGACCCGACCGTGATCTATGGCATTGGTGCCGCGTATGACGGCAACATCCGCCGCCGCGACCTGACCACCGACACGCCCTACAACACCTACACCCGTGCCGGCCTGACGCCGACGCCGATCGCCATGCCCAGCCGTGATGCACTGATGGCGGCCGCGCAACCGGCACCGGGCGATGCGCTCTATTTCGTCGCCGTGGGCGATGGCAGCGGCGCGCACGTGTTTTCGCCCAGCCTGGACCAGCACAACGCCGCCGTAGCGCGCTACCTGCAGCAGCTGCGCCAGCAACGTACCAAGGAGACCCCGGCGCAATGAGTTCCGCGCTGCTGCGACACCCGCGCTTGATCACCCTGGAAGGCGGCGAAGGTGCCGGCAAGACCACGGCCATCAATGCCGCGCGCGATTACCTGCGCGGGCTGGGCCACGAAGTGGTGCTGACCCGTGAGCCGGGCGGCACGCCGCTGGCCGAACGCATCCGTGGGCTGGTGCTGAAGCCCGACGAAGAGATCGCCGCCGAGCCGCTCAGCGCCGAGGCCGAACTGCTGCTGGTATTCGCTGCGCGCGCCCAGCACGTGCGCCGGGTGATCCAGCCGGCGCTGCAGCGTGGTGCCTTCGTGCTGAGCGACCGCTTCACCGATTCCAGCTATGCCTACCAGGGCGGTGGCCGCGGCCTGGATGCACACTGGATTGCCGACCTGGAGCGCCGTGCCGTGGGCCTGCTGCCGGGGTTGACCCTGCTGCTGGATGTGGACGTGGCCATCGGCCGCGCGCGCGCCAATGGCCGCGATCTGTGGCCGGATCGCATCGAAAGCGAACAGGACGATTTCTTCCAGCGCGTGCGCGCCGTGTTCCGCGAGCGTGCCACGCAGGACCCGCAACGGTTCGCCGTGATCGACGCCAGCCAGGCGCAGCCGGCGGTGGCCGCTGCCGTGGCCGCCGCCGTGGCGCAGCGCCTGCAGCAGGGAGGCCTGGCATGAGTACGTTTTCACCCTGGCAGCAGCGTGCATTCGACCAGACCCTGGCCGCGCTGGATGCCGGCCGTCTGGGCCATGGCCTGCTGATCTGCGGCCCGGCCGGGCTGGGCAAGCATGCGGTGGCGCAGGCATTGGCCGAGCACGTGCTGTCGCGCGGCGATGCGGCCCACGCGACGCGTACCCGTCAGCTGATCGCCGCCGGCACCCATCCGGACCTGCAGCGGGTCAGCTTCATTCCGAACAAGACCGGCGACAAGCTGCGTACCGAGATCGTGATCGAGCAGGTGCGCGACATCACCAACAAGCTGGCGCTGACCCCGCAGTACGGGGTAGCGCAGGTGGTGATCGTCGACCCGGCCGATGCCATCAACCGTTCCGCCGCCAACGCGCTGCTCAAGACCCTGGAAGAACCTCAGCCCGGCCGCTACCTGTGGCTGGTCAGCGCCGAGCCGGCGCGCCTGCCGCAGACCATCCGCAGCCGCTGCCAGCGCCTGGAATTCAAGCTGCCGCCGCGCGAGGAAGCCCTGGCCTGGCTGCAGCAGCAGGGCCACAGCCCGGCCGATGCCGGCGATGCGCTGGATGCCGCACGCGGCCATCCCGGCCTGGCCGACAACTGGCTGCGCGAGGATGGCCTGGTGCTGCGGCGTGAAGTGGGCAAGGAACTGGAACAGCTGGCCGCCGGGCGCACCGGTGCGGTGGAACTGGCGCAGAAGTGGTGCGGCGATGACAACGCCGCCCTGCGCCTGCGCTTTGCCGCCGACCTGGCACTGGCCCAGGCCAGTGATGCCTTGACCGCGCCGGAACGATTGCACAAGCTGGCGGCCTGGTTCGATGCCGCCAACCGGACCCGCGACCTGCTGCGCACCACCGTGCGTGCAGACCTTGCGGTGGTCGAGTTGCTGCTGGCCTGGAACAAGGTCAACGAGCGGCAAGCAAGGGGATGAACATGAGTGCCAGTAACGCCCGCCAGGGCATCCTGTCCCTGGCTGTAAAGGACAAGGCCGCGCTGTACAGCGCGTACATGCCGTTCGTGAAGAATGGCGGCATCTTCGTGCCCACGCCCAAGCGCTATTTCCTGGGCGATGAGGTGTTCCTGCTGCTGACCCTGCCCGATTCCAGCGAGCGCCTGCCGGTGGCGGGCAAGGTGATCTGGGTGACCCCGGCCGGCGCGCAGGGCAACCGTACCGCCGGCATCGGCGTACAGCTGCCTGACGGTGCCGAGGGCGAGAACGTGCGCAACAAGATCGAGACCCAGCTGGCCGGCCTGACCAGTTCGGACAAGCCCACCCACACGATGTGAGGGCAGGGGGCTTCCGCCCCTCTGTGGTGCCAGGCCATGCGTGGCAGCGCTGCCCGGAACGAAGCGCAGCGCATGCACTCGGTAGTGCCAGGCCATGCCTGGCAGCCCCTCCCGACAGGCCCACAGTACCCATGTGAAAAAGTGTTGACGGTCCTGAAAAAGCCCCTATAATGAGCGGCTCAGCAACACACCGGGCGGTTAGCTCAGCGGTAGAGCATTGCCTTCACACGGCAAGGGTCACAGGTTCGATCCCTGTACCGCCCACCAATAAAATCAGTGTGTTAGACGAAAGCCGGCGAAAGCCGGTTTTTTCGTAACAGCAGGGTAACTGCGTTGGGCCTCGTGTCGCAGCCTCGCTTGAGTTCGCGTTCCATTGCCTCCATCAATGTGCATGCCCACTAGGGCAACAACCAGAACAGGGAGTGCACATGGATTTGAAAGCTGGTGATCAGGTGCAGCTGAAGAGTGGCGGGCCAGTAATGACGGTCAGTGGTTTCCGCGGCGAACAGTTGTGGTGTGAGTGGTTTGATGCGAAAGGTGAGCACCAGTCGAGGGGCTTCCTGCCAATAGTTCTGACACTTTACACGCCCCCGGACCTGTCGGATTTCTCGTTGTAAGCGGGGATGCAAGTGGAGTGCCGCGCTTGGTATGGCCGAGTGCGGCATTTCTTACATAGGCGAGAGTCGTCCGCTTTGTGGTAGGTCTGGCGGTAAGGGCACTCGCGCAACCTATCGGTTCGCGATAGGGTTTCACTTGAGGTAGATCAGCAGTTCGTGCGGTGAGCATGCAGGCGCCGCGAAATGCACGGTGCCGGCACTGGCCCTAATCGCTCAAGACTAGGAACTCTCTAGTCGGCGCTAGTGCTTGGCGAAACCAGGTCGTCCAGCCGGTACTCAGGCCAGAATCGAGGGGCT
Encoded proteins:
- the mltG gene encoding endolytic transglycosylase MltG yields the protein MAGAKRGCLFVVTLVAVLAAVVAGAGAWFYYKQVQFADSPITPSADSLVIDKGDGLNTVLRKLREAGVDEGQDAQWQLLARQIDAAGKLKVGEYALDASLTPRELLLRMRQGKVLQHRVTIIEGWNIRQLRAALKRAEPLVHTTDTLDDTALMQRLGFGGEHPEGRFLPETYIYQRGDTDLDVLKRAHAAMEKALAEAWDARAADLPINTPYELLTLASIIEKETALASERPQIAGVFMRRLKIGMRLQTDPTVIYGIGAAYDGNIRRRDLTTDTPYNTYTRAGLTPTPIAMPSRDALMAAAQPAPGDALYFVAVGDGSGAHVFSPSLDQHNAAVARYLQQLRQQRTKETPAQ
- the tmk gene encoding dTMP kinase encodes the protein MSSALLRHPRLITLEGGEGAGKTTAINAARDYLRGLGHEVVLTREPGGTPLAERIRGLVLKPDEEIAAEPLSAEAELLLVFAARAQHVRRVIQPALQRGAFVLSDRFTDSSYAYQGGGRGLDAHWIADLERRAVGLLPGLTLLLDVDVAIGRARANGRDLWPDRIESEQDDFFQRVRAVFRERATQDPQRFAVIDASQAQPAVAAAVAAAVAQRLQQGGLA
- a CDS encoding DNA polymerase III subunit delta', producing the protein MSTFSPWQQRAFDQTLAALDAGRLGHGLLICGPAGLGKHAVAQALAEHVLSRGDAAHATRTRQLIAAGTHPDLQRVSFIPNKTGDKLRTEIVIEQVRDITNKLALTPQYGVAQVVIVDPADAINRSAANALLKTLEEPQPGRYLWLVSAEPARLPQTIRSRCQRLEFKLPPREEALAWLQQQGHSPADAGDALDAARGHPGLADNWLREDGLVLRREVGKELEQLAAGRTGAVELAQKWCGDDNAALRLRFAADLALAQASDALTAPERLHKLAAWFDAANRTRDLLRTTVRADLAVVELLLAWNKVNERQARG
- a CDS encoding PilZ domain-containing protein encodes the protein MSASNARQGILSLAVKDKAALYSAYMPFVKNGGIFVPTPKRYFLGDEVFLLLTLPDSSERLPVAGKVIWVTPAGAQGNRTAGIGVQLPDGAEGENVRNKIETQLAGLTSSDKPTHTM
- a CDS encoding DUF2158 domain-containing protein — encoded protein: MDLKAGDQVQLKSGGPVMTVSGFRGEQLWCEWFDAKGEHQSRGFLPIVLTLYTPPDLSDFSL